A stretch of Rhododendron vialii isolate Sample 1 chromosome 4a, ASM3025357v1 DNA encodes these proteins:
- the LOC131323319 gene encoding uncharacterized protein LOC131323319: MAAWTAAARQASNLSRLSSPKSLVSGSQAANLIQRRGLAGGGDHHGPPKVNFWEDPLSPSKWKEEHFVIVSLAGWGTLFYGGYKFFTKGKKEDKEEKVGEGSK; this comes from the exons ATGGCGGCATGGACAGCTGCGGCTCGTCAAGCTTCGAACCTTTCTCGACTGTCCTCTCCCAAATCGCTGGTGTCAGGTAGTCAAGCGGCCAACCTAATCCAGCGGCGCGGCCTCGCCGGTGGCGGTG ATCATCACGGACCTCCAAAGGTGAATTTTTGGGAGGACCCATTGAGCCCATCTAAATGGAAAGAAGAGCAT TTTGTCATAGTCTCTCTAGCTGGCTGGGGCACTCTTTTCTATGGGGGTTACAAGTTCTTcacaaagggaaagaaagaagataAGGAAGAG AAAGTTGGAGAAGGATCAAAGTAG
- the LOC131323321 gene encoding uncharacterized protein LOC131323321 isoform X2, translating into MTTLLHISISLSPLCALHLHEARTERQRCCGLRLPQPFCCPSLLRTKIGFSHQKRFKLGVCRERWSFLEVREGKDGILAREEGWRRRKRVVLVKSNQGFGFGGGGGRDNGGTARLLGNLALAIGLTYLSVTGQIGLLFDAIGWVFDVVVSLWLFAVILPIAGLGALLWWAGRDIIQDSCPNCGNDFKIFRSAVNNDLQLCPFCAQPFSVVGNKFVSDPVNFSNKSTTFGEAFNNFSSRSSKGKDFSSAVVDVEAEVTDLD; encoded by the exons ATGACCACACTCCTTCACATTTCTATCAGTCTCTCACCACTTTGTGCCTTACACTTGCATGAGGCCAGAACTGAAAGACAAAGATGTTGTGGGTTGAGATTGCCCCAACCTTTTTGCTGTCCCTCTCTTTTGAGAACAAAGATTGGTTTTTCACATCAAAAGAGGTTCAAATTGGGGGTTTGTAGAGAGAGATGGTCGTTCTTGGAAGTTAGGGAGGGTAAAGATGGGATTCTAGCGAGGGAGgaggggtggaggaggaggaagagggtgGTTTTGGTGAAATCCAATcaagggtttgggtttggcggCGGCGGTGGGAGGGATAATGGCGGCACTGCTAGGCTTTTGGGTAATCTTGCCTTGGCTATTGGCTTGACTTACCTTTCTGTGACTGGGCAGATTGGTTTGCTTTTTGATGCAATTGGTTGGGTTTTTGATGTAGTTGTTTCCCTTTGG CTCTTTGCAGTGATTCTACCAATCGCCGGTTTGGGAGCTTTACTCTGGTGGGCAGGACGAGATATAATTCAAGACAGT TGCCCAAACTGTGGGAATGATTTTAAGATTTTCAG ATCAGCTGTGAATAATGATTTGCAACTGTGTCCCTTTTGTGCTCAACCTTTCTCAG TGGTAGGCAATAAGTTTGTGAGCGATCCTGTGAATTTCTCCAACAAATCTACGACCTTTGGGGAAGCCTTCAACAATTTCTCTTCTCGCTCTAGTAAAG GGAAGGATTTTTCATCAGCAGTTGTTGATGTTGAAGCTGAAGTAACAGATTTAGACTGA
- the LOC131323321 gene encoding uncharacterized protein LOC131323321 isoform X1 — protein sequence MTTLLHISISLSPLCALHLHEARTERQRCCGLRLPQPFCCPSLLRTKIGFSHQKRFKLGVCRERWSFLEVREGKDGILAREEGWRRRKRVVLVKSNQGFGFGGGGGRDNGGTARLLGNLALAIGLTYLSVTGQIGLLFDAIGWVFDVVVSLWLFAVILPIAGLGALLWWAGRDIIQDSCPNCGNDFKIFRSAVNNDLQLCPFCAQPFSGNESGSVYCFKFPCYYESQHYIIWVGVLYILLPIYLIRFQHYCKPLKEIWFYFLLNTISTKSNQPPDKTGIAEW from the exons ATGACCACACTCCTTCACATTTCTATCAGTCTCTCACCACTTTGTGCCTTACACTTGCATGAGGCCAGAACTGAAAGACAAAGATGTTGTGGGTTGAGATTGCCCCAACCTTTTTGCTGTCCCTCTCTTTTGAGAACAAAGATTGGTTTTTCACATCAAAAGAGGTTCAAATTGGGGGTTTGTAGAGAGAGATGGTCGTTCTTGGAAGTTAGGGAGGGTAAAGATGGGATTCTAGCGAGGGAGgaggggtggaggaggaggaagagggtgGTTTTGGTGAAATCCAATcaagggtttgggtttggcggCGGCGGTGGGAGGGATAATGGCGGCACTGCTAGGCTTTTGGGTAATCTTGCCTTGGCTATTGGCTTGACTTACCTTTCTGTGACTGGGCAGATTGGTTTGCTTTTTGATGCAATTGGTTGGGTTTTTGATGTAGTTGTTTCCCTTTGG CTCTTTGCAGTGATTCTACCAATCGCCGGTTTGGGAGCTTTACTCTGGTGGGCAGGACGAGATATAATTCAAGACAGT TGCCCAAACTGTGGGAATGATTTTAAGATTTTCAG ATCAGCTGTGAATAATGATTTGCAACTGTGTCCCTTTTGTGCTCAACCTTTCTCAGGTAACGAGTCTGGCTCAGTATACTGCTTTAAATTCCCTTGTTACTATGAATCTCAACATTATATCATCTGGGTCGGTGTACTCTATATTCTCTTACCGATCTATCTCATCCGGTTCCAACATTACTGTAAACCCTTGAAGGAAATCTGGTTCTACTTTCTATTGAACACAATAAgcaccaaatcaaatcaaccacCTGACAAGACAGGGATAGCCGAGTGGTAA
- the LOC131323321 gene encoding uncharacterized protein LOC131323321 isoform X3, with product MTTLLHISISLSPLCALHLHEARTERQRCCGLRLPQPFCCPSLLRTKIGFSHQKRFKLGVCRERWSFLEVREGKDGILAREEGWRRRKRVVLVKSNQGFGFGGGGGRDNGGTARLLGNLALAIGLTYLSVTGQIGLLFDAIGWVFDVVVSLWLFAVILPIAGLGALLWWAGRDIIQDSCPNCGNDFKIFRSAVNNDLQLCPFCAQPFSGNLVLLSIEHNKHQIKSTT from the exons ATGACCACACTCCTTCACATTTCTATCAGTCTCTCACCACTTTGTGCCTTACACTTGCATGAGGCCAGAACTGAAAGACAAAGATGTTGTGGGTTGAGATTGCCCCAACCTTTTTGCTGTCCCTCTCTTTTGAGAACAAAGATTGGTTTTTCACATCAAAAGAGGTTCAAATTGGGGGTTTGTAGAGAGAGATGGTCGTTCTTGGAAGTTAGGGAGGGTAAAGATGGGATTCTAGCGAGGGAGgaggggtggaggaggaggaagagggtgGTTTTGGTGAAATCCAATcaagggtttgggtttggcggCGGCGGTGGGAGGGATAATGGCGGCACTGCTAGGCTTTTGGGTAATCTTGCCTTGGCTATTGGCTTGACTTACCTTTCTGTGACTGGGCAGATTGGTTTGCTTTTTGATGCAATTGGTTGGGTTTTTGATGTAGTTGTTTCCCTTTGG CTCTTTGCAGTGATTCTACCAATCGCCGGTTTGGGAGCTTTACTCTGGTGGGCAGGACGAGATATAATTCAAGACAGT TGCCCAAACTGTGGGAATGATTTTAAGATTTTCAG ATCAGCTGTGAATAATGATTTGCAACTGTGTCCCTTTTGTGCTCAACCTTTCTCAG GAAATCTGGTTCTACTTTCTATTGAACACAATAAgcaccaaatcaaatcaaccacCTGA
- the LOC131323322 gene encoding uncharacterized protein LOC131323322 isoform X1 codes for MIKVSSFFPQTKRAEKGFDSDFLLIGELHIHPKMNPEQLTLMGTSVCVMLTMHFSVQLASEHIMHWTKPKEQKAIMVIILMAPIYAIDSFVGLLDFQGSKPFFMFLDSIKECYEALVIAKFLALLYSYLNISISKNIVPDEIKGREIHHSFPFTLFQPKTVRLNHQTLKLLKSWTWQFVVIRPVCSILMIALQLLGIYPSWVSWTFTIILNISVSLALYSLVLFYHVFAKELEPHKPLAKFLCIKGIVFFCFWQGILLDILAKLGVIKSHHFWLQVDQIEESLRNTLVCVEMVFFSAAMQYAYSVEPYRDDDASSTVKDKKRE; via the exons ATGATCAAAGTTTCGTCCTTTTTCCCTCAGACGAAGAGAGCAGAAAAGG GTTTCGACTCTGATTTTCTCCTCATTGGGGAGCTGCACATACATCCAAAAATGAATCCCGAACAACTAACTCTGATGGGAACCTCTGTTTGCGTGATGCTTACGATGCATTTTTCAGTTCAGCTTGCTTCAGAGCATATCATGCACTGGACTAAGCCGAAGGAGCAAAAAGCTATAATGGTTATCATTCTCATGGCTCCTATATATGCTATTGACTCTTTTGTTGGTCTGTTAGATTTTCAGGGGAGCAAACCATTTTTTATGTTCTTGGACTCAATCAAGGAATGCTATGAAGCTCTG GTGATAGCTAAGTTCTTGGCTTTGTTATACAGTTATTTGAACATATCCATAAGCAAGAACATAGTACCTGATGAAATTAAAGGAAGAGAAATTCACCACTCATTCCCATTCACTCTGTTCCAG CCTAAAACTGTCCGTTTGAACCATCAGACGTTAAAGCTTCTGAAAAGCTGGACATGGCAGTTTGTCGTGATTCGCCCTGTGTGTTCAATCTTGATGATAGCTCTCCAACTTCTTGGAATATACCCTAGTTGGGTCAGCTGGACATTCACCATCATTTTAAACATCTCGGTTTCACTTGCATTGTACTCTCTTGTGCTCTTCTACCATGTGTTTGCTAAGGAGTTGGAACCGCACAAACCCCTTGCCAAGTTCTTGTGCATCAAAGGGAttgtcttcttttgtttttggcag GGTATTTTACTTGATATTCTTGCAAAATTGGGCGTCATCAAATCACACCATTTCTGGCTCCAAGTAGATCAGATTGAAGAATCTCTTAGAAATACTTTGGTGTGTGTTGAAATGGTTTTCTTCTCTGCCGCTATGCAATATGCATACAGTGTTGAACCTTACAGAGACGATGATGCTTCATCAACCGTCAAAGACAAGAAAAGAGAATAG
- the LOC131323322 gene encoding uncharacterized protein LOC131323322 isoform X2 — protein MNPEQLTLMGTSVCVMLTMHFSVQLASEHIMHWTKPKEQKAIMVIILMAPIYAIDSFVGLLDFQGSKPFFMFLDSIKECYEALVIAKFLALLYSYLNISISKNIVPDEIKGREIHHSFPFTLFQPKTVRLNHQTLKLLKSWTWQFVVIRPVCSILMIALQLLGIYPSWVSWTFTIILNISVSLALYSLVLFYHVFAKELEPHKPLAKFLCIKGIVFFCFWQGILLDILAKLGVIKSHHFWLQVDQIEESLRNTLVCVEMVFFSAAMQYAYSVEPYRDDDASSTVKDKKRE, from the exons ATGAATCCCGAACAACTAACTCTGATGGGAACCTCTGTTTGCGTGATGCTTACGATGCATTTTTCAGTTCAGCTTGCTTCAGAGCATATCATGCACTGGACTAAGCCGAAGGAGCAAAAAGCTATAATGGTTATCATTCTCATGGCTCCTATATATGCTATTGACTCTTTTGTTGGTCTGTTAGATTTTCAGGGGAGCAAACCATTTTTTATGTTCTTGGACTCAATCAAGGAATGCTATGAAGCTCTG GTGATAGCTAAGTTCTTGGCTTTGTTATACAGTTATTTGAACATATCCATAAGCAAGAACATAGTACCTGATGAAATTAAAGGAAGAGAAATTCACCACTCATTCCCATTCACTCTGTTCCAG CCTAAAACTGTCCGTTTGAACCATCAGACGTTAAAGCTTCTGAAAAGCTGGACATGGCAGTTTGTCGTGATTCGCCCTGTGTGTTCAATCTTGATGATAGCTCTCCAACTTCTTGGAATATACCCTAGTTGGGTCAGCTGGACATTCACCATCATTTTAAACATCTCGGTTTCACTTGCATTGTACTCTCTTGTGCTCTTCTACCATGTGTTTGCTAAGGAGTTGGAACCGCACAAACCCCTTGCCAAGTTCTTGTGCATCAAAGGGAttgtcttcttttgtttttggcag GGTATTTTACTTGATATTCTTGCAAAATTGGGCGTCATCAAATCACACCATTTCTGGCTCCAAGTAGATCAGATTGAAGAATCTCTTAGAAATACTTTGGTGTGTGTTGAAATGGTTTTCTTCTCTGCCGCTATGCAATATGCATACAGTGTTGAACCTTACAGAGACGATGATGCTTCATCAACCGTCAAAGACAAGAAAAGAGAATAG